The window GTTGGGCGTGGGGCCGGAACCTGCCGTCTTGCGGACGATTGCGCCGGGCGTGTTGTGGATTGCGGCTCTCCTCTCCAGTCTGTTGTCACTCGGGCGATTGTTTTCGGTCGATTACCAAGATGGGACGCTTGAGCAGATGATGTTGGTCCCGCAGCCATTGGCCGCGCTCGTGTTCGGGAAAATTGCCGCCCATTGGCTTGTGGCGGGGCTGCCGGTTGTGGTGCTGTCTCCATTGATCGGGCTTCAGTTCGGGTTAAGCGGGGAGGCGATCGTGATTCTGAGCCTATCCCTCCTGCTCGGAACTCCGACCTTGAGTCTGGTGGGGGCGATCGGCGCGGCGCTCACGTTGGGAGTTCGAGGAAGCCATCTCTTGAGCGCGCTGCTGGTGCTGCCCCTGTTCGTGCCGGTCCTCATATTCGGCGCGGGGGCTGTGGCGAGCAGTGAGGCGGGCATGGGAGCAGAGGGACATCTTTCGCTGCTGGGGGCCTGTGCCGTGCTGGCGGTTCCGTTTGCACCCTGGGCGACCGCGGCGGCGTTGCGGATCGCGGTGGAGTAAGATCACGGGATGAAGAGGGATCGTATCAACTGGTTTCAGTGGTCTTCGCCACAGGCGCTGTACCCGTTTGCCGGGAACCTGATTCCCTGGCTCGCGGTCTTGTCAGCCGCGTGTATCCTGGCAGGCCTGTATATGGGATTGCTGGTGGCGCCGACCGACTTCCAGCAAGGCGATTCATACCGCATTATTTTTGTGCATGTGCCGGCAGCCTGGATGTCCATGTTTCTCTATGTCGTAATGGCGGGGTGGGCGGCCGTGGGGCTGGGATTGAAGGCGCGCCCGTCGTTTATGATGGCCCAGGCGATTGCTCCGACCGGGGCGCTGTTCACGTTCCTGGCTCTGTTCACCGGGGCCTTCTGGGGGAAACCGACGTGGGGGGCCTGGTGGGTGTGGGATGCACGGCTGACCTCCGAACTGATCCTGCTCTTCCAATATGCCGGGGTGATGCTGCTCCACGCCTCGATCGACGATCTCCGGCGCGCCGACCGCGCGAGCGCCGTGCTGGCCCTGGTGGGTGTCGTGAATGTGCCGATCATTTATTTCTCCGTGCGCTGGTGGAATACGCTCCATCAAGGCGCGTCGATCAGCATGACCGCGGCGCCCAAGATGGCGGCGACGATGCTGGCAGCGATGGGGATCATGGCGGTGGGAATGTGGCTGTACAGCGCGGCGGTCACGCTGATGCGTGTCCGGTGCATCATTCTTGAACGTGAGCGGCACGCCTCCTGGGTGCAGACGGAGAGGGGAGCCTGATGCAGTGGCAGAGCCTCAGCGAGTTTCTGGCGATGGGCGGGTATGGAATGTATGTGTGGCCGTCGTTCGGGATGACGGCGGTCTGCCTCATAGGGGAAATCCTTGCCCTTCGTCGGCGACAGGCGGCGGCCCGCGCCGCACTGGCTCCATCATCCGCATCGATGGACATCGCATCATGACACCGAGACACACACGTTTTTCCATGATCGGTCTTGGCCTGGTGGCGTTGGGCATCGCCGCGGCCTTGGTGCTGAACGCCTTCAATTCCAATCTCGTGTTCTTTTTCACGCCGACGCAGGTGGCGAACGGAGAAGCTCCGAAGGGGCGGAGTTTCCGCATCGGCGGCTTGGTCGAAGCGGGGACGCTGGCTCGCGAGGGCGATGGCCTCACGGTGCATTTCATTGTGACAGACACGGTGAAACGCATTCCTGTCACCTATAAGGGCATTCTTCCGGATTTGTTCAAGGAAGGAAAGGGCGCGGTGGCGCAGGGGCAGTTAGGGGCTGACGGTACCTTTGTCGCCACCGAAGTGTTGGCCAAGCACGATGAGAATTACATGCCGCCCGAAGCAGCTGAGGCCATTGCGAAAGCGAAGAAGTCCGGCGCGCAGAGCAGCACCACGCTGACGGCGCCGCCGGAGAGGACTGGCCCATGATTCCTGAAGTCGGCCATTTTGCCTTGATCCT is drawn from Nitrospira sp. and contains these coding sequences:
- the ccmB gene encoding heme exporter protein CcmB, whose translation is MTSSGMMATVLSLMRRDLLLAWRRRADLATTLFFFVIVASLFPLGVGPEPAVLRTIAPGVLWIAALLSSLLSLGRLFSVDYQDGTLEQMMLVPQPLAALVFGKIAAHWLVAGLPVVVLSPLIGLQFGLSGEAIVILSLSLLLGTPTLSLVGAIGAALTLGVRGSHLLSALLVLPLFVPVLIFGAGAVASSEAGMGAEGHLSLLGACAVLAVPFAPWATAAALRIAVE
- the ccmC gene encoding heme ABC transporter permease CcmC, whose amino-acid sequence is MKRDRINWFQWSSPQALYPFAGNLIPWLAVLSAACILAGLYMGLLVAPTDFQQGDSYRIIFVHVPAAWMSMFLYVVMAGWAAVGLGLKARPSFMMAQAIAPTGALFTFLALFTGAFWGKPTWGAWWVWDARLTSELILLFQYAGVMLLHASIDDLRRADRASAVLALVGVVNVPIIYFSVRWWNTLHQGASISMTAAPKMAATMLAAMGIMAVGMWLYSAAVTLMRVRCIILERERHASWVQTERGA
- the ccmD gene encoding heme exporter protein CcmD → MQWQSLSEFLAMGGYGMYVWPSFGMTAVCLIGEILALRRRQAAARAALAPSSASMDIAS
- the ccmE gene encoding cytochrome c maturation protein CcmE, which produces MTPRHTRFSMIGLGLVALGIAAALVLNAFNSNLVFFFTPTQVANGEAPKGRSFRIGGLVEAGTLAREGDGLTVHFIVTDTVKRIPVTYKGILPDLFKEGKGAVAQGQLGADGTFVATEVLAKHDENYMPPEAAEAIAKAKKSGAQSSTTLTAPPERTGP